The region ATTGAAGTCTCCGCCCCTCAAGCCGAAACCTATGCTCTCTCGTTTGAGATCTTTTAGTGAGATCTTTTTAGGTCAATGCTCAAGCTCAGGAAAAATTGTCATCGAATCATTAACCTGCTGGTTGCAATGCCGCCTCTAGCAAAGAGATCCGCTATGGTTAAAATTAATCAATTCACGTAGGGTGGGTGTCTTCACTTGCCCGAATAGGTATGATCCCTATTCAAAAGTGCTGATTGTTTGGTTTGAATTTTTTGCACACAAACCAGTGTTGCCGCCTTGCCCATTCAGTTTGAGGAACAATTCCAGTGAGTCCAGATTTACTACTTCAAACCTCTCCTGCAATTTCTCAACCGCTCAATCTCTCAACTCCTTTCACCTCTGAAGAGTTCGATGAGTATGTGATGAAGACTTATGCTCGTTATCCGATTACCCTGGAGCGGGGCGCAGGCTGTCGGGTATGGGATGTTGATGGTCGTGAGTATCTGGACTTTGTCGCTGGGATTGCCACCTGCACGTTGGGACATGCACACCCTGTGATGGTGAAAGCCGTAACGGAACAAATTCAAACTCTACATCATGTTTCCAATCTTTACTACACGGCGGCTCAAGGAGAATTAGCTAAGTGGTTAGTTCAGCATTCCTGTGCAGATCGCGCCTTTTTCTGCAACTCTGGGGCTGAAGCCAATGAAGGAGCCATTAAATTGGCGCGGAAGTATGCTCATGAGGTTCGTGGTATTGCTGATCCGGTCATTCTCACTGCCCATGCCAGCTTCCACGGACGCACTCTGGCAACCATTACCGCAACTGGACAACCCAAATATCAAAAGGGCTTTAGTCCGCTGGTTCCTGGTTTCTACTATGTTCCCTATAACGATATTGCTGCGCTGGAACAAGCGATCGCGGAGTTTGACAAAGATCAACCCCGTATTGCTGCCATTTTGCTAGAAGCTTTACAGGGAGAAGGCGGCGTACGTCCTGGAGACACGGCTTACTTCCAGCAAATTCGCCAGATTTGTGATGAAACAGGCATTTTGCTGATTTGTGATGAAGTGCAAGTTGGCATGGGACGGTCTGGTAAGCTTTGGGGCTATGAGAACCACGGCATTGAGCCCGATATTTTCACCTCAGCAAAAGGGTTAGGTGGCGGTATTCCAATTGGAGCGATGCTTTGCAAAGAGTCGTGCAACGTCTTCCAGCCAGGTGACCATGCCAGCACGTTTGGCGGTAATCCGTTTGCAACGGCAGTGGCTTTAGCCGTTTGCCAAACCCTTGAACAGGAAAACATTTTGCAAAATGTACAGGAGCGGGGCGAACAACTCCGGGCAGGACTCAGCACGATCGCCCAGCGTTATCCCGATAAAGTTTCAGATGTGCGGGGCTGGGGGTTGATCAATGGCTTAGAACTCAAGAAAGACATTGATTTAACTTCCGCTCAAGTGGTTCAATCTGCCATCAATCAGGGCGTACTCTTGGTGCCTGCCGGACCTAAAGTGGTGCGGTTTGTTCCTCCGTTGATTGTAAGTACGGCTGAAATTGATCAAGCTTTGCACGCGATCGATCA is a window of Leptolyngbyaceae cyanobacterium JSC-12 DNA encoding:
- a CDS encoding acetylornithine/succinylornithine aminotransferase (IMG reference gene:2510097586~PFAM: Aminotransferase class-III~TIGRFAM: acetylornithine and succinylornithine transaminases) produces the protein MSPDLLLQTSPAISQPLNLSTPFTSEEFDEYVMKTYARYPITLERGAGCRVWDVDGREYLDFVAGIATCTLGHAHPVMVKAVTEQIQTLHHVSNLYYTAAQGELAKWLVQHSCADRAFFCNSGAEANEGAIKLARKYAHEVRGIADPVILTAHASFHGRTLATITATGQPKYQKGFSPLVPGFYYVPYNDIAALEQAIAEFDKDQPRIAAILLEALQGEGGVRPGDTAYFQQIRQICDETGILLICDEVQVGMGRSGKLWGYENHGIEPDIFTSAKGLGGGIPIGAMLCKESCNVFQPGDHASTFGGNPFATAVALAVCQTLEQENILQNVQERGEQLRAGLSTIAQRYPDKVSDVRGWGLINGLELKKDIDLTSAQVVQSAINQGVLLVPAGPKVVRFVPPLIVSTAEIDQALHAIDQALATL